In Ahaetulla prasina isolate Xishuangbanna chromosome 5, ASM2864084v1, whole genome shotgun sequence, the following are encoded in one genomic region:
- the CD2 gene encoding T-cell surface antigen CD2, giving the protein MNLGNPFLIKFLMILFSLEGSASVNVKIHSYIGNQIILPSPRSSAKPHTLIWIKDSTFIADFTANKTGLLKPQPDKFHLFPNGSLKINRLKKMDAGNYEVEAHDENGNSLFNGLITLQVDELQLKLNELCSQRILTCEVKSSEEPKPRFKLFQDTKEIEMFEQPVYDNATWKMTLQLKVLSGKFRCEVDVNSEKNHTEKHITCSGEDLPDSVPIFLILIIMGSVVTLIIFLALIIYCIRRKKAKRCEREAEEYALQIQIKNHMQQRKLPEIPASSGSNPPSHKSRSPPSELQQQIAPSKSCPHPKPPRRIKERP; this is encoded by the exons ATGAACCTGGGCAACCCATTCCTAATTAAATTCCTAATGATCTTGTTCAGCTTGGAAG GTTCTGCGTCCGTGAATGTCAAGATTCACAGTTATATTGGAAACCAAATTATTCTTCCCAGTCCCAGATCCAGTGCCAAACCACATACTTTAATCTGGATTAAGGACTCTACATTTATTGCAGATTTTACAGCTAATAAGACTGGTCTGCTAAAACCACAACCAGACAAATTCCACTTATTTCCTAATGGAAGTCTGAAAATAAATAGATTGAAGAAAATGGATGCTGGAAATTACGAAGTAGAAGCACATGATGAAAATGGCAATAGTTTATTTAATGGATTAATTACGTTGCAAGTTGATG agCTGCAACTAAAACTCAATGAGCTTTGTTCCCAAAGAATATTGACATGCGAGGTGAAATCTTCTGAGGAACCAAAACCCagatttaaattgtttcaagataCTAAAGAAATTGAAATGTTTGAACAACCAGTATATGACAATGCAACATGGAAGATGACATTGCAATTAAAAGTCCTTTCTGGAAAATTCAGATGTGAGGTTGATGTTAATTCTGAGAAGAATCATACCGAGAAACATATAACATGTTCAGGAGAAG ATTTACCTGATTCAGTACCTATATTCCTCATCCTGATAATCATGGGAAGTGTAGTCACATTGATCATCTTTTTGGCTCTGATTATTTACTGCAtcagaaggaagaaagcaaaaagaTGTGAAAGGGAAG CTGAAGAGTATGCCCTGCAAATCCAGATTAAGAATCACATGCAACAAAGGAAACTTCCTGAGATTCCTGCTTCTTCTGGCTCTAATCCACCATCTCATAAAAGCAGGTCCCCTCCTTCTGAGCTGCAGCAACAGATTGCTCCCTCCAAATCATGCCCTCATCCGAAACCACCCCGGCGCATAAAAGAAAGACCTTAA